Proteins encoded together in one Macadamia integrifolia cultivar HAES 741 chromosome 8, SCU_Mint_v3, whole genome shotgun sequence window:
- the LOC122087570 gene encoding UPF0481 protein At3g47200-like — protein MSILEDSGQQGLETSEVVEARPRIQQVSTLLREVEKNRNCYDPRLVSFGPYHYGNPKLQLGQTLKTKLVRRRLSSFKDQTSSGKSIKDIFNEDFDKVAYEARDCYAMGSTDKFNHQEFKCLMFLDGCFIVYFIHFIVNGKQDHLKMKNDHIAFTIMDFLLLENQLPYIVLQTLLTTLIPEENIDLFEKFIDLQTKATGSISTREPLYHSLLGLFICCSNSLRKKSISYDETPTTTVKNEPIHLLDIFRNKFLSTSSSLPINGKSQEVQSDEDEDNWQSFRSVQELKVAGIRCICAGTCYPKKVKFWQHNMYGELSLPAIVVDDSTKTKWLNLVAYEACPDFSNDLAFTSFVCFVDSLIDHAEDVKKLRLQGVLLNGLGSDQNVADLFNDMTIDLTPNPTAYMKVKCGIQRHYKNRWGIWIAEALQTNFRTPWTTTAFFAALFIIILTLFQLFSPSFRPTSKKLILATMIKLPRSSPKLSISSPQEGCQGHHENASLV, from the exons ATGTCGATCCTGGAGGATAGTGGCCAACAAG GACTAGAAACTTCAGAAGTAGTGGAAGCAAGACCTCGGATACAGCAAGTTTCAACTCTTCTGCGAGAGGTTGAAAAGAACAGAAATTGCTATGACCCAAGGCTAGTCTCCTTTGGTCCTTACCACTATGGCAACCCAAAGCTTCAATTGGGACAGACCCTTAAGACCAAACTAGTCCGGCGGCGATTAAGTTCCTTCAAAGATCAGACTAGTTCAGGTAAAAGCATCAAAGATATCTTCAATGAAGATTTTGATAAGGTAGCCTATGAAGCAAGAGACTGTTATGCAATGGGTTCAACAGATAAGTTTAATCACCAAGAATTCAAATGCTTGATGTTCTTAGATGGTTGTTTCATTGTTTATTTCATTCACTTCATTGTCAATGGCAAACAAGATCATCTAAAGATGAAGAATGATCATATCGCTTTCACGATAATGGACTTCTTGTTGCTTGAGAATCAACTTCCTTACATAGTTCTCCAAACATTATTGACTACTCTGATCCCTGAAGAGAATATAGATTTATTTGAAAAGTTCATTGACCTACAAACTAAGGCCACAGGCAGCATATCCACAAGGGAGCCCTTGTATCATTCTCTTCTAGGCCTGTTCATTTGTTGCAGCAACTCATTGAGAAAGAAGTCTATAAGTTACGATGAGACTCCCACAACCACAGTTAAGAATGAGCCAATTCATCTGCTTGACATTTTCCGAAACAAATTCCTCAGTACTAGTAGCTCTCTACCCATCAATGGAAAGTCTCAAGAAGTACAatctgatgaagatgaagacaaTTGGCAATCATTTCGTTCTGTACAAGAGCTCAAAGTTGCAGGGATCAGGTGCATTTGTGCAGGAACTTGTTACccaaagaaagtaaaattctGGCAACACAACATGTATGGAGAACTATCACTTCCAGCAATTGTTGTTGATGACTCCACTAAGACTAAATGGTTAAACTTGGTAGCTTATGAAGCATGCCCTGATTTCTCAAATGACTTGGCTTTcacttcttttgtttgtttcgtGGATTCACTCATTGATCACGCCGAAGATGTGAAGAAGCTGAGATTACAAGGTGTACTACTCAATGGTCTTGGAAGTGATCAAAATGTGGCTGATCTATTCAATGATATGACAATAGACTTAACACCCAACCCTACTGCATATATGAAAGTTAAGTGTGGAATTCAAAGGCATTATAAGAACAGGTGGGGAATTTGGATAGCTGAAGCATTGCAGACAAATTTCAGGACCCCATGGACTACAACTGCTTTCTTTGCTGCACTGTTCATAATCATTCTCACACTCTTTCAACTATTCTCGCCTTCGTTCAGACCTACTTCCAAGAAGTTGATTCTTGCAACAATGATAAAGCTCCCAAGGTCATCACCAAAACTGAGTATTTCTTCCCCTCAAGAAGGATGCCAAGGACACCATGAGAATGCAAgcttggtttag
- the LOC122087739 gene encoding DNA-directed RNA polymerase III subunit rpc9-like: MKILQANAGVLTNFEVLDFLQKRGASQDPTRVLCPVTASEFKVYDYLVQSAACNQTRECIYEFLKGCEEYDLAKAEKLNIINIRPSSVVEIDPIIEECEKRMEGETVEKLVEMTVQVLPQPSN, translated from the exons ATGAAAAT ACTGCAAGCAAATGCTGGAGTGCTTACAAATTTTGAAGTACTTGATTTTCTACAAAAAAGAGGAGCATCACAGGATCCTACACGAGTTTTATGCCCCGTAACTGCATCTGAGTTCAAG GTTTATGATTATTTGGTTCAAAGTGCGGCATGCAATCAAACAAGGGAATGCATTTATGAGTTCTTGAAAGGGTGTGAAGAGTATGATCTTGCAAAGGCTGAAAAGCTCAATATCATCAACATTCGGCCATCATCTGTGGTTGAAATTGACCCG ATAATTGAGGAGTGTGAGAAACGTATGGAAGGTGAAACTGTGGAGAAGTTGGTGGAGATGACTGTTCAGGTATTACCACAGCCTTCAAATTAG
- the LOC122087299 gene encoding E3 ubiquitin-protein ligase DIS1 → MASATTYIDDMGSKPDVIDLPKSKDMMEICEHSNDPSQHAIKPNVTVASSVRDLLECPVCLNAMYPPIHQCSNGHTLCSGCKPRVHNRCPTCRHELGNIRCLALEKIAASLELPCKYQSFGCTGIYPYYSKLKHESHCAFRPYNCPYAGSECTVIGDIPYLVTHLKDDHKVDMHNGSTFNHRYVKSNPHEVENATWMLTVFSCFGQYFCLHFEAFQLGMAPVYIAFLRFMGDDNEAKNYTYSLEVGGNGRKMIWQGVPRSIRDSHRKVRDSFDGLIIQRNMALFFSGGDRKELKLRVTGRIWKEQ, encoded by the exons ATGGCTTCTGCAACTACTTATATTGATGATATGGGGTCCAAGCCTGATGTTATTGATCTTCCTAAAAGCAAAGACATGATGGAAATTTGTGAACATTCAAATGATCCTTCTCAACATGCTATAAAACCGAATGTGACAGTTGCTAGCAGTGTTCGTGATTTGTTGGAATGTCCAGTATGCTTAAATGCTATGTACCCTCCCATCCATCAG TGTTCAAATGGCCACACATTGTGTTCTGGTTGCAAGCCTAGGGTGCACAACCGGTGCCCCACTTGTCGACATGAACTAGGAAATATAAGATGTCTTGCTCTAGAGAAGATTGCAGCCTCACTTGAACTTCCTTGCAAGTATCAGAGCTTTGGGTGCACGGGCATATACCCTTACTATAGCAAACTAAAGCATGAATCGCACTGTGCATTTAGACCCTACAACTGTCCATATGCTGGTTCAGAGTGCACTGTCATTGGTGATATCCCTTATCTGGTGACCCACCTGAAAGATGACCACAAAGTGGACATGCACAATGGCAGTACTTTCAACCATCGCTATGTAAAATCCAATCCACATGAAGTAGAGAATGCCACATGGATGTTAACA GTTTTCAGTTGCTTTGGCCAGTATTTCTGTCTGCATTTTGAGGCATTCCAGCTTGGTATGGCACCAGTGTATATAGCATTCTTGCGGTTTATGGGTGATGACAATGAAGCCAAGAACTATACTTACAGTCTTGAAGTGGGTGGTAATGGGAGGAAGATGATATGGCAAGGGGTTCCTAGAAGCATAAGAGACAGCCACAGGAAAGTACGTGACAGTTTTGACGGCCTTATTATCCAACGCAACATGGCTCTCTTCTTCTCAGGTGGAGACAGGAAGGAGTTGAAGCTTAGGGTGACTGGGAGGATTTGGAAAGAACAATGA